One part of the Vicia villosa cultivar HV-30 ecotype Madison, WI linkage group LG6, Vvil1.0, whole genome shotgun sequence genome encodes these proteins:
- the LOC131610083 gene encoding probable inorganic phosphate transporter 1-7 has product MAKEQIQVLNALDVAKTQWYHFTAIIVAGMGFFTDAYDLFCVSLVTKLLGRIYYHVEGAEKPGSLPPNVSAAVNGVAFVGTLSGQLFFGWLGDKLGRKKVYGITLMLMVICSIGSGLSFGHTPKSVITTLCFFRFWLGFGIGGDYPLSATIMSEYSNKKTRGAFIAAVFAMQGFGILGGGLFAIIISAAFKANFDSPSYEVDPLRSTVPQADYIWRIIVMVGAIPAALTYYSRTKMPETARYTALVAKNTAQAAADMSKVLQVDIQAEPVKEEQSKVKPYGLFSKEFLRRHGIHLLGTASTWFLLDIAFYSQNLFQKDIFTAVGWIPPAKTMNAIEEVYKIARAQTLIALCSTVPGYWFTVALIDRIGRYTIQLMGFFFMTVFMFALAIPYDHWTKKDNRIGFVAMYSLTFFFANFGPNATTFVVPAEIFPARFRSTCHGISSAAGKLGAIVGAFGFLYLAQDKDKSKTDAGYPPGIGVKNALILLGCVNVAGFFCTLMVPEAKGKSLEEMSGENEEEEEVARQDVEKSHANNNSTVTHI; this is encoded by the coding sequence ATGGCGAAGGAGCAAATTCAGGTGCTAAATGCACTTGATGTGGCGAaaacacaatggtatcatttcACTGCGATCATTGTAGCTGGTATGGGCTTCTTCACTGATGCATATGATTTGTTCTGCGTATCGCTTGTCACGAAGTTGCTTGGTAGGATATATTACCATGTTGAGGGTGCAGAGAAGCCGGGATCGTTGCCTCCGAATGTATCCGCGGCTGTAAATGGCGTTGCTTTCGTTGGAACACTTTCGGGACAGCTTTTCTTTGGTTGGCTTGGTGATAAGTTGGGTAGGAAAAAAGTCTATGGCATAACGCTCATGTTGATGGTTATCTGTTCGATTGGTTCGGGGCTTTCGTTTGGACACACTCCAAAATCTGTTATTACAACTCTTTGCTTTTTTAGATTCTGGCTTGGGTTCGGTATTGGTGGAGACTACCCGCTTTCGGCTACCATAATGTCGGAGTATTCTAATAAGAAGACTCGCGGTGCTTTCATTGCCGCGGTCTTTGCCATGCAGGGATTTGGAATTTTGGGAGGTGGTTTATTTGCAATCATAATTTCAGCTGCCTTTAAGGCCAATTTTGATTCTCCGTCTTACGAGGTTGATCCTCTTCGTTCAACGGTTCCACAAGCAGACTACATTTGGAGGATAATTGTGATGGTGGGAGCAATCCCGGCTGCATTGACTTACTACTCGCGAACAAAGATGCCAGAAACCGCGCGTTACACTGCTTTAGTTGCTAAGAATACCGCGCAGGCTGCAGCGGATATGTCTAAGGTTCTGCAGGTTGATATTCAAGCTGAACCAGTGAAAGAGGAGCAGTCAAAGGTTAAACCATATGGCTTGTTCTCGAAAGAGTTCCTCCGTCGCCATGGAATACATTTACTCGGTACTGCGAGTACTTGGTTCTTGCTTGATATAGCATTTTATAGTCAAAATCTCTTCCAGAAGGATATTTTCACCGCTGTTGGTTGGATTCCTCCGGCAAAAACCATGAATGCGATCGAGGAAGTTTACAAAATTGCAAGAGCTCAAACGCTTATTGCTCTATGCAGTACAGTTCCAGGCTACTGGTTTACGGTGGCGTTGATCGACAGGATAGGAAGATATACCATCCAATTGATGGGATTTTTCTTCATGACAGTGTTCATGTTTGCTCTAGCCATTCCTTATGATCACTGGACTAAGAAGGATAACCGAATAGGATTCGTGGCGATGTATTCCTTGACGTTCTTCTTTGCGAATTTCGGGCCTAATGCGACCACATTTGTTGTACCGGCCGAAATTTTTCCTGCTAGATTCCGTTCAACATGCCATGGAATATCATCAGCAGCGGGGAAACTTGGTGCTATAGTTGGCGCATTCGGGTTCTTGTACTTGGCACAAGACAAGGACAAGAGTAAAACAGATGCAGGGTACCCTCCAGGTATCGGTGTGAAGAATGCACTGATTTTGTTAGGTTGCGTTAACGTTGCCGGGTTCTTTTGTACTCTCATGGTACCTGAAGCAAAAGGAAAATCCTTAGAGGAGATGTCAGGTGAGAATGAAGAGGAGGAAGAAGTTGCCAGACAAGATGTAGAGAAATCTCATGCTAACAACAATAGTACTGTTACACATATTTAG